Proteins encoded together in one Bosea sp. (in: a-proteobacteria) window:
- the cckA gene encoding cell cycle histidine kinase CckA, which yields MSGTTATTTIDRSDKPGHIGIILFVAALLVGAAIALGFLANEWAQPLILGLLALLSVVGVFGLFAFAIGLVQFSGRAARNDLTKTIVDHADDGIVVTESETEIVYANEAYLTLAGATGANDVKPVGRLLTGRADVSEAIYRLATAARDHRRLVEEVRLEPALNGRGEVGWYRVRVAPVRRQASTATLWSVSDITPERERQENAFQELQHAIDYLDHAPAGFISIDADGEVSYLNATLSGWLDFDLARFGSGGLHLDDVCTPSAAALIQAISGQPGDVRIEVLDVDLKRRNGTPLPVRLHHQVAFGQDGRAGPSRTLVLNRAAGEAGADGGSDAEVRFARFFHSTPMAIATVDETGAILHANAAFARLTPAGLRPRSIHDLVAASAGLEQALAEVVAGRSGGPALDLALAGEDGRSAKLYLAPVTGTEGNDGERAIVYALETTAERKLRDNMDQAGKMQAVGQLAGGIAHDFNNVLQVIINASEFLLASHRPTDPSFPDIMQIKQNAYRAAALVRQLLAFSRRQTLRPQVLELGEVLSDLSLMLKRVVADKVTLDVRQGRDLWPVKADLGQLEQVIVNLAVNARDAMSDGGKLTVRTRNVAHEDCASFGQDALPADDYVLLEVEDSGTGIPQEHLDKIFEPFFTTKEVGKGTGLGLSMVYGIVKQTGGYVFVDSTIGKGTAFRIFLPRHVPSQEEIAAEAAAKEAPKKLAADHTGAGVILLVEDEDAVRALNARMLVSRGYTVHEAASGVEALDLFLQNDGKIDLVVSDVVMPEMDGPTLLGELRKRNPNTKVVFVSGYAEEAFRKNLPEGEDFHFLPKPFTMKQLVETVKAAMA from the coding sequence ATGAGCGGCACCACGGCGACCACCACGATCGATCGCTCCGACAAGCCCGGCCATATCGGGATCATCCTGTTCGTGGCGGCGCTGCTCGTGGGCGCGGCGATCGCGCTCGGCTTCCTCGCCAACGAATGGGCGCAGCCGCTGATCCTGGGCCTGCTCGCGCTGCTCTCCGTCGTCGGCGTCTTCGGCCTCTTCGCCTTCGCCATCGGGCTCGTGCAGTTCTCCGGCCGCGCCGCCCGCAACGACCTGACCAAGACCATCGTCGACCATGCCGACGACGGCATCGTGGTAACCGAGAGCGAGACCGAGATCGTCTATGCCAACGAGGCCTATCTCACGCTCGCCGGCGCGACGGGCGCGAACGACGTCAAGCCGGTCGGCCGGCTTCTGACCGGGCGCGCCGACGTCTCGGAGGCGATCTACCGCCTCGCCACCGCCGCGCGCGACCATCGCCGCCTCGTCGAGGAGGTCCGGCTGGAGCCGGCGCTCAACGGGCGCGGCGAGGTCGGCTGGTATCGCGTCCGGGTCGCCCCCGTGCGACGCCAGGCCTCGACCGCCACGCTCTGGTCGGTCTCCGACATCACGCCCGAGCGCGAGCGCCAGGAGAACGCCTTCCAGGAGCTCCAGCACGCCATCGACTATCTCGACCACGCGCCGGCCGGCTTCATCTCGATCGATGCCGACGGCGAGGTCTCCTATCTCAACGCCACCCTCTCGGGCTGGCTCGATTTCGACCTCGCCCGCTTCGGCTCCGGCGGCCTGCATCTCGACGATGTCTGCACGCCCTCGGCCGCGGCGCTGATCCAGGCGATCAGCGGCCAGCCCGGCGACGTCCGCATCGAGGTGCTCGACGTCGATCTGAAGCGCCGCAACGGCACGCCCCTGCCCGTGCGGCTGCACCATCAGGTCGCCTTCGGCCAGGACGGCCGCGCCGGCCCCTCGCGCACGCTCGTCCTCAACCGCGCCGCCGGCGAGGCCGGGGCCGATGGCGGCAGCGACGCCGAGGTCCGCTTCGCCCGCTTCTTCCATTCGACGCCGATGGCGATCGCCACCGTCGACGAGACCGGCGCGATCCTGCACGCCAACGCCGCCTTCGCCCGGCTGACCCCGGCGGGCCTCAGGCCGCGCAGCATCCACGACCTCGTCGCCGCCAGCGCCGGGCTCGAACAGGCGCTGGCCGAGGTGGTGGCGGGCCGCTCCGGCGGCCCTGCGCTCGACCTCGCGCTCGCCGGCGAGGACGGCCGCTCGGCCAAGCTCTATCTCGCCCCCGTCACCGGCACCGAGGGCAATGACGGCGAGCGCGCCATCGTCTATGCGCTGGAAACCACCGCCGAGCGCAAGCTGCGCGACAACATGGACCAGGCCGGCAAGATGCAGGCGGTCGGCCAGCTCGCCGGCGGCATCGCGCACGACTTCAACAACGTGCTGCAGGTCATCATCAACGCCTCGGAATTCCTGCTGGCGAGCCACCGGCCGACCGATCCGTCCTTCCCGGACATCATGCAGATCAAGCAGAACGCCTACCGCGCCGCGGCGCTGGTCAGGCAGCTGCTCGCCTTCTCGCGCCGCCAGACGCTGCGCCCGCAGGTGCTGGAGCTCGGCGAGGTGCTCTCCGACCTGTCGCTGATGCTGAAGCGCGTCGTCGCCGACAAGGTCACGCTCGACGTGCGCCAGGGCCGCGATCTCTGGCCGGTCAAGGCCGATCTCGGCCAACTCGAGCAGGTCATCGTCAATCTCGCCGTCAACGCCCGCGACGCCATGTCAGACGGCGGCAAGCTCACCGTGCGCACCCGCAACGTCGCCCACGAGGACTGCGCCTCCTTCGGCCAGGACGCCCTGCCGGCCGACGACTACGTGCTGCTCGAGGTCGAGGACAGCGGCACCGGCATCCCGCAGGAGCATCTCGACAAGATCTTCGAGCCCTTCTTCACCACCAAGGAGGTCGGCAAGGGCACGGGGCTTGGCCTCTCGATGGTCTACGGCATCGTCAAGCAGACCGGCGGCTACGTCTTCGTCGATTCGACCATCGGCAAGGGCACCGCCTTCCGCATCTTCCTGCCGCGCCATGTCCCGAGCCAGGAGGAGATCGCCGCCGAGGCCGCGGCCAAGGAAGCGCCGAAGAAGCTCGCCGCCGACCACACCGGCGCCGGCGTCATCCTGCTGGTCGAGGACGAGGACGCGGTGCGTGCGCTGAACGCCCGCATGCTGGTCTCGCGCGGCTATACCGTCCACGAGGCGGCGTCCGGCGTCGAGGCGCTCGACCTCTTCCTCCAGAACGACGGCAAGATCGACCTCGTCGTCTCCGACGTGGTGATGCCGGAGATGGACGGCCCGACACTGCTCGGCGAATTGCGCAAGCGCAACCCGAACACCAAGGTCGTCTTCGTCTCGGGCTATGCCGAGGAAGCCTTCCGCAAGAACCTGCCCGAGGGCGAGGATTTCCACTTCCTGCCCAAGCCCTTCACCATGAAGCAGCTCGTCGAGACGGTGAAGGCGGCGATGGCCTGA
- the flhB gene encoding flagellar biosynthesis protein FlhB, protein MAEEADKEDRTEDPTQRKLDEAAEKGDVPRSQEIGTFFVLSGFTLALLVAAGWSARESMLSLRAFLMNAHQIPSDGAAFMQVTRQGVLTGFMALGLPFAFILCAALVGALIQHKPLWTLDPLMPKFNRISPMAGAKRMFGKDAWINFAKGLAKTSLIGIVVWYTLWGEHDRLEAFAQMNVEALMPAALTLAVKLMGTVLALFAVIAIGDFVWQRFSWYQRQKMTKQELKDEYKNSEGNPEVKAKLRQIRAQRVRRRMMAAVPDATVIITNPTHFAVALRYEPGMAAPVCLAKGVDALALKIREVAGEHRVPIVENPPLARALYARVEIDAEIPVEHYQAVAEVIGYVLRLKGRRA, encoded by the coding sequence ATGGCGGAGGAAGCCGACAAGGAAGACAGGACAGAGGACCCGACCCAGCGAAAGCTGGACGAGGCCGCCGAGAAGGGCGACGTTCCCCGATCGCAGGAGATCGGCACCTTCTTCGTGCTTAGCGGCTTCACGCTCGCGCTGCTCGTCGCCGCCGGCTGGTCGGCGCGCGAGTCGATGCTGTCGCTGCGCGCCTTCCTGATGAACGCGCATCAGATCCCCTCCGACGGCGCCGCCTTCATGCAGGTCACGCGGCAGGGCGTGCTCACCGGCTTCATGGCGCTCGGCCTGCCCTTCGCCTTCATCCTCTGCGCGGCGCTCGTCGGCGCGCTGATCCAGCACAAGCCGCTCTGGACGCTCGATCCGCTGATGCCGAAGTTCAACCGCATCTCGCCGATGGCCGGCGCCAAGCGGATGTTCGGCAAGGACGCCTGGATCAATTTCGCCAAGGGCCTCGCCAAGACCTCGCTGATCGGCATCGTCGTCTGGTACACCCTCTGGGGCGAGCATGACCGGCTCGAAGCCTTCGCGCAGATGAACGTCGAAGCGCTGATGCCGGCGGCGCTGACGCTCGCCGTCAAGCTGATGGGCACGGTTCTGGCCCTCTTCGCCGTCATCGCCATCGGCGACTTCGTCTGGCAGCGCTTCTCCTGGTACCAGCGCCAGAAGATGACCAAGCAGGAGCTCAAGGACGAATACAAGAACTCGGAAGGCAACCCCGAGGTCAAGGCGAAGCTGCGCCAGATCCGCGCCCAGCGCGTCCGGCGGCGGATGATGGCGGCGGTGCCCGATGCGACCGTGATCATCACCAACCCGACCCATTTCGCGGTCGCGCTGCGCTACGAGCCCGGCATGGCGGCGCCGGTCTGCCTCGCCAAGGGCGTCGACGCGCTCGCCCTGAAGATCCGCGAGGTCGCCGGCGAGCACCGCGTGCCGATCGTCGAGAACCCGCCGCTCGCGCGCGCGCTCTACGCCCGGGTCGAGATCGACGCAGAAATTCCTGTCGAACACTACCAGGCGGTCGCCGAAGTCATCGGATACGTCTTGCGCCTGAAGGGCCGGCGCGCCTAA
- the fliR gene encoding flagellar biosynthetic protein FliR, producing the protein MKIAILPEISALFVLVFARVGTLVMLMPGIGERFIFSRARLSLAFFVALMIVPMLRPTLSVPADASGVVALLVGEVLIGLLIGLSARLIMACLQTAGTLVAQSMGLGFAMTVDPTGGMQNPAIGNFLTMLGITLILTTDLHHIAIAAIHESYRLLPPGGALNLTDAMALAVRSTARGFALAVQISAPFLIFGMLFNLGLGVLARMMPQLQVFFLAMPASIMGGMLVLLVVLGVMMSVFLDDLGAFLRQFTG; encoded by the coding sequence ATGAAGATCGCGATCCTGCCCGAGATCAGCGCCCTTTTCGTGCTCGTCTTCGCGCGGGTCGGCACGCTCGTCATGCTGATGCCCGGCATCGGCGAGCGCTTCATCTTCTCGCGCGCGCGGCTGTCGCTCGCCTTCTTCGTCGCGCTGATGATCGTGCCCATGCTGCGGCCCACGCTCAGCGTCCCGGCCGACGCGTCCGGCGTCGTCGCGCTCCTCGTCGGCGAGGTTCTGATCGGCCTGCTGATCGGGCTTTCCGCCCGGCTGATCATGGCCTGCCTGCAGACCGCCGGGACGCTCGTCGCCCAGTCGATGGGGCTCGGCTTCGCGATGACGGTCGATCCGACCGGCGGCATGCAGAACCCCGCGATCGGCAATTTCCTGACGATGCTCGGCATCACGCTGATCCTGACCACCGACCTGCACCACATCGCCATCGCCGCGATCCATGAGAGCTATCGCCTGCTGCCGCCCGGCGGCGCGCTTAACCTCACCGACGCGATGGCGCTGGCCGTGCGCTCGACGGCGCGCGGCTTCGCCCTCGCCGTCCAGATTTCGGCGCCCTTCCTCATCTTCGGCATGCTGTTCAACCTGGGCCTGGGCGTGCTGGCGCGGATGATGCCGCAGTTGCAGGTGTTCTTCCTCGCCATGCCGGCCTCGATCATGGGCGGCATGCTCGTCCTCCTCGTCGTGCTCGGCGTGATGATGAGCGTCTTCCTCGACGATCTCGGCGCCTTCCTGCGCCAGTTCACCGGCTGA
- the fliQ gene encoding flagellar biosynthesis protein FliQ: MTSGAILDIARDGIIVFLKVGGPLMAIALAVGLSVSLVQALTQIQEQTLVFVPKILAVFAALLLFLPFMGDALAGYMGRVAARIATGG; this comes from the coding sequence ATGACGTCCGGCGCCATCCTCGACATCGCCCGCGACGGCATCATCGTCTTCCTCAAGGTCGGCGGGCCGCTGATGGCGATCGCGCTCGCGGTCGGCCTTTCGGTCTCGCTCGTCCAGGCGCTGACGCAGATCCAGGAGCAGACGCTGGTCTTCGTGCCGAAGATCCTCGCCGTCTTCGCCGCGCTGCTGCTGTTTCTGCCGTTCATGGGCGATGCGCTGGCGGGTTATATGGGACGAGTCGCCGCCCGAATCGCCACGGGCGGATGA
- a CDS encoding flagellar hook-basal body complex protein FliE, with translation MATPGFAAGAYASIKGMGAGNLMRKPLTGGAEAGGTDFSALLGKALDATAEAGRKADVQAASVAGGQADLVNVVTAVAESEAAIETLVAVRDRVIAAYEEIMRMPV, from the coding sequence ATGGCCACTCCCGGTTTCGCCGCGGGCGCCTATGCCTCCATCAAGGGGATGGGGGCCGGCAATCTGATGCGCAAGCCGCTCACGGGCGGCGCGGAAGCGGGCGGGACGGATTTCTCCGCCCTGCTCGGCAAGGCGCTCGATGCCACGGCGGAAGCCGGGCGCAAGGCCGATGTCCAGGCCGCGAGCGTCGCCGGCGGCCAGGCCGATCTCGTCAACGTCGTGACGGCGGTCGCCGAAAGCGAGGCGGCGATCGAGACCCTGGTCGCGGTGCGCGACCGGGTGATCGCCGCTTACGAGGAAATCATGCGGATGCCGGTCTGA
- the flgC gene encoding flagellar basal body rod protein FlgC translates to MDLIKSIAVAASGLRSQSGRIRVISENIANADSGPERPGAEPYRRKVPTFQRHFDRTLDAQLVALGTVRRDQSAFRVKHEPGNPAADANGDVKMPNVNALVEMVDMREAQRSYEANLNLISSTRRMIQRTIDILRA, encoded by the coding sequence ATGGACCTGATCAAGAGCATCGCCGTCGCGGCTTCGGGCCTGCGCAGCCAGTCCGGGCGCATACGCGTCATCTCGGAGAACATCGCCAACGCCGATTCCGGCCCCGAGCGCCCCGGCGCCGAGCCCTATCGCCGCAAGGTCCCGACCTTCCAGCGCCATTTCGACCGCACGCTCGACGCCCAGCTCGTCGCGCTCGGCACGGTCAGGCGCGACCAGAGCGCCTTCAGGGTCAAGCACGAGCCGGGCAACCCGGCCGCCGACGCCAATGGCGACGTCAAGATGCCGAACGTCAACGCGCTCGTCGAGATGGTCGACATGCGCGAGGCCCAGCGCAGCTACGAGGCCAATCTCAACCTGATCTCCTCCACCCGGCGGATGATCCAGCGCACCATCGACATCCTGCGCGCCTGA